The sequence GCAAAATGGTGGACACAAGGCAATCAGCCAGGATCTTCACCCGTTTGGGAAAAGATTTAATTGCATTTTAAAAAGAGAGCGACGCAAAACTGGAGATCAGTTTTGCGCCGCTCTCTTTATTCGAATAAACGATGAGAAAGAATAGCTAATTATTTTTTCTGTTTTTTTAATTTATACGCATACTCGCTTGCTTTGAAAAGTAACCCATTAACTGGCAAATCAAATTCACCAATAAATTCATTCACAGTCGGATTGAAGTTAGATTTAAATTTAATCAACCCATCACTCAAGCTACCTTCCAAACCGCCCATATTACAAGAAGTACAGCCGCGTTCAAAGCATTCATTGATTGCATCAAACCATGTAACATATGCTGGCATATAGCGTTTGTAACGGTCATCCATCCCTGCATATAAAATTTCACTAGTTGAACCAAACGTGATTGCTAGAGCCCCAGCAACAATTGCAACATCACCAGAATGCGCAATATTTTCTTCCAATTCTGTCATTTCACGCGTTAGAGAAAAATCAAGCTCCTCTAAGTTATGGCGTTTTTTTACTTGATTTTCTTTGAGATTCGCCAGGTCTTCTTTATTTTTATCAAACCGTTGTTTTGTTTCCTCAAAACGTTCTTTCAAATTCACTTGTGCCAACATAATAAATGAATTTTCAGGATAAATCGTTAATAATTTTTCAAAATAGTCGCTATTTCGCAGTGAAATATTTTGGCGTTCTGTTGTTGATTCGATAACTTTAGCAAAATCATCTACTAACTCTGTATGCCCCATTTTAACA is a genomic window of Enterococcus haemoperoxidus ATCC BAA-382 containing:
- a CDS encoding aminoacyltransferase, coding for MFEFKIGVDAKEHDKFVENHPLCNLLQSSSWAKVKDNWGSEIVGVYENGTLVASSLVLIRPLPMKFSMLYTPRGPIMDYTNSELVSFFLKELKQFGKKKRALFVKMDPTVHYKDFHLGEEQTIDPTAQSIIDNIIASGAKHQGLTMAMDATIQPRFQANIYKEDFSEEQLSKSTKKMMKQAQKKGVIVKMGHTELVDDFAKVIESTTERQNISLRNSDYFEKLLTIYPENSFIMLAQVNLKERFEETKQRFDKNKEDLANLKENQVKKRHNLEELDFSLTREMTELEENIAHSGDVAIVAGALAITFGSTSEILYAGMDDRYKRYMPAYVTWFDAINECFERGCTSCNMGGLEGSLSDGLIKFKSNFNPTVNEFIGEFDLPVNGLLFKASEYAYKLKKQKK